The DNA window CGGGCAACAGCTGCATAAACAGCCACTACCACTGAATTCAACAGAATAGTAAAGATAACCAgaatacaaaacaataaaaaagactagaaagaaaaacatttgaagaACCATTATCATATTGGTAATACTGATAGCGTCTTTTCCATCACTTGAGCAGGGGAAGTCAGTCACAAACACGAAATGGTTTGGATGACAGCAATAAGGATAGAATGTATAATTTAGAAGCAATATCATGTACATTAGATGCATGAATGTACAATTGATATTCTTCACCAGTCTTAGTCTGGAGTGTTCTCAACTGTCACCTTTCCTGGAGCAGCATATTAGAGCCCTTGTTCCATTCGCATGCTGGACAAAAGATGAATGAAGTGAGATGCGAACTATTTAAAAACAGACTGGGTTAAGATGTTCGCACATGCACAAGTGCAATCCCATGATACTACTATGTTTGTGTCCTACAAAAGTGATAGACAAGATACAATTTGCTGGCGCCTATTTGTTAGCACATCTTCCCTAAACAAAGCAATGCACGTTCAGACATGGAATATAGGGGAAAAAGTCACCAGGGGACTCATAACCTATCTGGTTTACTACCTGCTACccaaaagaaagggaaaacaaaacagaacaaaagaATAAGGCACCGAAGAAGGGGCAAAAAGCATACTTTAAAGATTGAAGCAGCTCCATGTCACACCAGGGCAAGCAAGCACACAGACTCGAAAGCAATCCAATAAAACAATTCAGTCGCTTGATAACAGTCCAACACAAAAACTACAAAATGCTAGCTCTATTATGACCCCCACCCCACTGGCGTCTGCGGGCCCTTCTTTTTCTCCCATCCTTTTTCGCCTTGGCCTTTTCTATCAAATCCCTCTCCCCTCGTCGTTTATACATTTTGAAAGTCACATGTCTATCCGCAGCCATCTTCCTCACCTTCTCTGTGATCTCGGCTGCAAACTGTCTGTTATACAATTTCCTTAAACCACGCATGAGCTTAGCAAAAGTTTCTGGTTTTGGCATTAAATCAGCATCCATCATGTCCAGACAATATGAACATGCTTCCTTCACATGCCCATTTGAGAACAGTGCATGAATCCAAATTGTCCATGAATCCACATTAAGCTCACATCCTTTAGTCACAATGCAACTCCAAAGATCTTTAGCCAATTCAAGCTTCTCACCTCGCAGCAAGGCATTCAATAAATCCTTCAGTATGCCATATTGACGACTAGACAAAAGACCTCTCTCAACCATTTCTTTGAAATACTGACAAGCCTCGACCAGGTATCCATGCCCTAGAAACCCATTAATCATAATAACAAAAGTATCAAGTCCTGGACTAAGGCCACTTACTTCCATTTCATTCCAAGCATCAACACCAGCATTCACCTCCCCCAACTTGCAGGCCAATCTAATCACTACATTATAAATACTAAGATCTGGAATACAACCAATCTTTTGCATCTCCCCCATCAATTCCTTGCACTCTTCCAACTCTTCCTTCTTCTCATGGGCCAACATCAGATGCAAATAAGTCAATTGATTGGGCATATGCCCTTTCTGTATCATGCTTTGCAAAATCTGATATCCCTTATCTATCATCCTCCACTTGCAAAAGCCACTTACCAAAGCAGTATAAGTCACAACATCAGCATCACAACCACTTCTCTCCATCTCAACAAATACTCTCATCGCCTCATCCATCTTCTCCTGCCCACAAAGTGCCTGAATCAAAATGGTATAAGAAGTCGCATTAGGGTCGCATCCTTTCCTCCTAATCTCcttcaataaatcaaaagcaTCCCCCATTTTCCCAGCCGTTGCATACCCACTTAACAAATTGTTATACACCACAATATCTGGCTCAAACCCCGCTTCCCTCATTTGTACCAACACATGTTTAGCCTCCAATAACTTCCCTTCCTTACACCAACCATACAACAAACATGTAAAATGCTTCAAACTTGGACTAAATCTCACTCTCATATCCTCAAAAAGAGAAGCAGCTTCCTTAACACTACCGTTCTTACACAAAGCATCCAATAAACAACC is part of the Populus trichocarpa isolate Nisqually-1 chromosome 2, P.trichocarpa_v4.1, whole genome shotgun sequence genome and encodes:
- the LOC7497279 gene encoding pentatricopeptide repeat-containing protein At3g49730, which encodes MQRVSSKTIFFSILKGPNNYSALLHSNILLLIHRQQLHQNPSNNISNKTTNGFGLISLKTQQPQPQPHERDNKVDEFASDVEKVYRLLRKFHSRVPKLELALQESGVVLRNGLTERVLNRCGDAGILAYKFFVWASKQPCYRHCYENYKAMIKVLSKMKQFGAVWALLEEMRDNSVLITSEVFVVVMRRFASSRMVNKAIEVLDEMPKYGCEPDEYVFGCLLDALCKNGSVKEAASLFEDMRVRFSPSLKHFTCLLYGWCKEGKLLEAKHVLVQMREAGFEPDIVVYNNLLSGYATAGKMGDAFDLLKEIRRKGCDPNATSYTILIQALCGQEKMDEAMRVFVEMERSGCDADVVTYTALVSGFCKWRMIDKGYQILQSMIQKGHMPNQLTYLHLMLAHEKKEELEECKELMGEMQKIGCIPDLSIYNVVIRLACKLGEVNAGVDAWNEMEVSGLSPGLDTFVIMINGFLGHGYLVEACQYFKEMVERGLLSSRQYGILKDLLNALLRGEKLELAKDLWSCIVTKGCELNVDSWTIWIHALFSNGHVKEACSYCLDMMDADLMPKPETFAKLMRGLRKLYNRQFAAEITEKVRKMAADRHVTFKMYKRRGERDLIEKAKAKKDGRKRRARRRQWGGGHNRASIL